From the genome of Hymenobacter cellulosilyticus, one region includes:
- the sbcD gene encoding exonuclease subunit SbcD codes for MRVLHTADWHLGQRFISGHERTDEHRYFLEWLVEVVREQQVEVLVVAGDIFDTGSPSNQALELYYSFLLNMRGTGCRDIVVVGGNHDSPATLNAPARLLRHLRVHVVGCVPDCFDDQVLVLDDAEGKPGLVVCAVPFLRDRDVRLSVPGESAEEREARIKQGIADHYARVSEIERVWQLKEMGLPVLATGHLYAAGAAPSDSERTIHVGNLGQVTADHFPPIFDYVALGHLHRPQRVGGREHIRYSGSPIPLSFSEVDHPKEILLLNFAAGKLDTLEALPVPGTRRLARFHGDLAEVITALTTYDNTGFQLPAWVDVEVRSELTQLEVAEQLLKTIEQLDRKLIEVLSRRHFRLVTLRALGEEADEAPLTPSLHDFTEREVFERRLADEPEDSRPELLGTFDELLEWMHQEQP; via the coding sequence ATGCGCGTACTACATACTGCCGACTGGCACCTCGGCCAACGCTTTATCAGCGGCCACGAACGAACCGACGAACACCGCTACTTTCTGGAGTGGCTGGTAGAAGTGGTGCGCGAGCAGCAGGTGGAGGTACTGGTCGTGGCCGGCGACATCTTCGATACTGGCTCGCCGTCCAACCAGGCTCTGGAGCTGTACTACTCGTTTCTGCTGAACATGCGCGGCACTGGCTGCCGCGACATCGTGGTCGTGGGCGGTAACCACGACTCCCCGGCCACCCTCAACGCCCCGGCCCGCCTGCTGCGCCACCTGCGCGTGCACGTAGTGGGGTGCGTACCCGACTGCTTCGACGACCAAGTGCTGGTGCTGGATGACGCCGAGGGCAAACCCGGCCTGGTGGTGTGCGCCGTGCCGTTCCTGCGCGACCGAGACGTGCGTTTGTCGGTGCCGGGCGAGTCGGCCGAGGAGCGTGAGGCTCGTATTAAGCAGGGCATTGCCGACCATTACGCCCGGGTCTCGGAGATTGAGCGGGTGTGGCAGCTTAAGGAAATGGGCCTGCCGGTGCTAGCTACCGGCCACCTCTACGCCGCCGGCGCCGCCCCATCCGATTCGGAGCGGACCATCCATGTGGGCAATCTGGGCCAGGTTACGGCCGACCATTTCCCCCCAATTTTCGACTACGTAGCCCTGGGCCACTTGCACCGTCCCCAGCGCGTGGGCGGCCGGGAACATATTCGCTACAGCGGCTCCCCTATTCCCCTTTCGTTTTCGGAAGTTGACCATCCCAAGGAAATCTTGCTGCTCAATTTTGCCGCGGGCAAGCTCGACACCTTGGAGGCGCTGCCGGTGCCTGGCACGCGGCGGCTGGCCCGCTTTCACGGCGACCTAGCCGAGGTCATTACCGCTCTGACTACCTACGACAACACCGGATTCCAACTGCCGGCCTGGGTAGATGTGGAAGTGCGCTCGGAGCTGACCCAGCTGGAAGTAGCCGAACAACTGCTCAAAACCATTGAGCAGCTCGACCGGAAGCTTATCGAGGTGTTGTCGCGCCGCCACTTCCGGCTGGTCACGCTGCGGGCCCTGGGTGAGGAGGCCGACGAAGCCCCACTCACGCCCAGCCTGCACGATTTTACCGAGCGGGAAGTGTTTGAGCGCCGCCTCGCCGACGAGCCCGAGGACAGCCGCCCGGAATTATTAGGCACCTTCGACGAGTTGCTGGAGTGGATGCACCAAGAGCAGCCCTAA
- a CDS encoding amino acid permease: MANIFAKKPLAILLGEANSSGEGALKRTLGAANLVALGVGAIIGAGLFVRTAAAAAQAAGPGVTLAFIVAAIGCAFAGLCYAEFAAMIPIAGSAYTYAYTTMGEFVAWVIGWALIMEYALGAATVSIAWSEYLNKLLQVFGMSIPYEWCHSPFESAAVNGVMEQGFVNLPALFIIIVLSLLLIKGTQESATFNAIIVVVKVAIVLIFIAVGWQFIEPANHTPYLIPENAEPVKNAAGEIVREYSAWNKHGWGGILGGAAIVFFAFIGFDAVSTAAQEAKNPKRDMPIGILGSLAVCTVLYILFGHVLTGVANWREFADPAKGGEASVTYAIKEHMPGFEWLSTAVTVAILAGFSSVILVMLMGQSRVFFSMANDGLMPKAFSELHPKYRTPYKSNLALLVFVGAFAGFVPGSLAGDLTSFGTLLAFVLVSIGVWLMRKSDPAQFRPFRSPLSSPAFPLVPFMGAAICLLMIAALDANTLKLAMVWMLLGFVVYFIYGKKNSKLQQGIVVVPTELEEQAFIEPDVHNR; encoded by the coding sequence ATGGCAAATATTTTCGCCAAAAAACCACTGGCTATCCTGCTCGGTGAGGCCAACTCCTCCGGGGAAGGGGCTCTCAAACGCACGCTGGGCGCGGCCAACCTCGTTGCCTTGGGCGTGGGCGCCATCATCGGGGCCGGCCTATTTGTGCGCACCGCTGCCGCCGCTGCCCAAGCAGCTGGTCCGGGCGTAACGCTGGCCTTCATCGTGGCCGCTATTGGCTGCGCTTTTGCGGGCTTGTGCTACGCCGAGTTTGCCGCCATGATTCCCATTGCCGGCTCGGCCTACACGTATGCCTACACCACCATGGGCGAGTTTGTAGCCTGGGTTATCGGCTGGGCCCTGATTATGGAATACGCCCTGGGAGCCGCAACCGTGTCCATTGCCTGGAGCGAATACCTGAACAAGCTCTTGCAGGTCTTTGGGATGAGTATACCCTACGAATGGTGCCACTCGCCTTTCGAAAGCGCGGCCGTAAATGGCGTGATGGAGCAGGGCTTTGTCAACCTGCCCGCCTTGTTTATCATCATCGTGCTCAGCCTGCTGTTGATTAAGGGCACGCAGGAGTCGGCGACCTTCAACGCCATTATCGTGGTGGTGAAAGTGGCCATTGTGCTGATTTTCATTGCTGTAGGCTGGCAGTTTATTGAGCCCGCCAACCACACGCCCTACCTGATTCCCGAAAATGCCGAGCCAGTGAAAAACGCGGCCGGTGAAATTGTTCGTGAGTACTCGGCCTGGAACAAGCACGGCTGGGGCGGTATCCTTGGCGGTGCGGCCATCGTGTTCTTCGCCTTTATTGGCTTCGATGCCGTGAGTACCGCGGCCCAGGAAGCCAAGAATCCCAAGCGCGACATGCCCATTGGTATCCTCGGCTCTTTGGCCGTATGCACCGTGCTCTACATCCTGTTTGGCCACGTGCTGACGGGCGTAGCCAACTGGCGCGAGTTTGCTGACCCGGCCAAGGGCGGCGAAGCTTCGGTAACCTACGCTATTAAGGAGCACATGCCCGGTTTCGAATGGCTGAGCACGGCCGTTACGGTGGCTATTCTGGCCGGCTTCTCGTCGGTAATTCTGGTGATGCTCATGGGCCAGAGCCGCGTGTTCTTCTCCATGGCCAACGACGGTCTGATGCCGAAAGCTTTTTCGGAGTTGCACCCCAAGTACCGCACGCCTTATAAGTCGAACCTGGCCCTGCTGGTGTTCGTGGGCGCCTTTGCCGGCTTCGTGCCCGGCTCCCTGGCCGGCGACCTGACCTCGTTTGGAACCCTGCTGGCCTTCGTGCTGGTGTCTATCGGCGTGTGGCTGATGCGCAAATCGGATCCGGCGCAGTTCCGTCCGTTCCGCTCGCCGCTGTCGTCGCCGGCTTTCCCTCTGGTTCCGTTTATGGGCGCTGCTATCTGCCTGCTGATGATTGCGGCCCTGGACGCCAACACGCTGAAGCTGGCCATGGTCTGGATGCTGTTGGGCTTCGTGGTCTACTTCATCTACGGCAAGAAAAACTCCAAGCTGCAGCAGGGCATCGTAGTAGTGCCTACTGAACTGGAAGAGCAAGCATTCATTGAGCCCGACGTGCATAACCGCTAG
- a CDS encoding MBL fold metallo-hydrolase yields MSPLPSSTASVQIQQFYDKGLAHASYAIRCGRQVAIIDPARDPQQYYDFADEHEANIVAIIETHPHADFVSSHLEIAQETDAVIYCSKLVKASYPHRPFDDGDRITLGSVELHAINTPGHSPDSISVLLIDDLAQTRAVFTGDTLFVGDVGRPDLRENELVGGHKREELAAQMYHSTRNKLMTLPATTRVYPAHGPGSLCGKTTSTDLDSTIGKELKTNYALQPMSEQEFVRVLLEDQPFVPKYFGHDVQLNKQGALPFEDSVRAVPRVQPNAALENGVVVIDTRPQAEFKQGHLPGAINLQDGGKFETWLGSVVGPTEPFYLIADSQIALDTVIRKAAKIGYEANIKGALLTPSVLPATSPVADVEHVRERPEDFTIVDIRNYTEAKQPIFADALVIPLPELRERAKEVPTSKPILVHCAGGYRSAAGSSILEAALPGAQIYDLSEAITDFQKQAVH; encoded by the coding sequence ATGAGTCCCCTTCCCAGTAGTACCGCGTCGGTACAGATTCAGCAATTCTACGACAAGGGCCTGGCCCACGCCAGCTACGCCATTCGCTGCGGCCGGCAGGTTGCCATCATCGACCCGGCCCGGGACCCGCAGCAGTATTATGATTTCGCCGATGAGCATGAGGCCAATATCGTGGCCATCATTGAAACCCATCCGCACGCTGATTTTGTGTCGTCGCACCTGGAAATCGCACAGGAAACCGACGCTGTTATTTATTGCAGCAAGCTGGTAAAGGCCAGCTACCCCCACCGTCCCTTCGACGACGGCGACCGGATAACACTGGGCAGCGTGGAGCTGCACGCCATCAACACTCCCGGCCACTCGCCCGACAGCATCTCCGTTCTGCTCATCGACGATTTGGCCCAAACCCGGGCCGTCTTTACCGGCGACACGCTCTTCGTGGGCGACGTAGGCCGGCCCGACCTGCGGGAAAACGAGCTGGTAGGCGGCCACAAGCGCGAGGAGCTGGCGGCCCAGATGTACCACAGCACCCGCAACAAGCTCATGACCCTGCCCGCTACCACGCGGGTATACCCCGCCCACGGCCCCGGCAGCCTCTGCGGCAAAACAACCAGCACCGACCTGGACAGCACTATCGGCAAGGAGCTCAAAACCAACTACGCCCTGCAACCCATGAGTGAGCAGGAATTTGTGCGGGTACTGCTCGAGGACCAGCCCTTCGTACCCAAGTACTTCGGCCACGACGTGCAGCTCAACAAGCAAGGTGCCTTGCCCTTCGAGGACAGCGTGCGGGCCGTGCCGCGCGTGCAGCCCAATGCCGCCCTGGAAAACGGCGTGGTAGTTATTGATACCCGCCCCCAGGCCGAGTTTAAACAAGGCCACCTGCCGGGCGCCATCAACCTACAAGATGGCGGCAAGTTTGAAACCTGGCTGGGCTCAGTAGTAGGCCCCACGGAGCCGTTCTACCTCATTGCCGATTCGCAGATTGCCCTGGACACCGTAATTCGCAAGGCGGCCAAAATCGGTTACGAAGCCAATATCAAAGGTGCCCTGCTCACGCCCTCGGTACTGCCCGCTACCAGTCCGGTGGCCGATGTGGAGCACGTGCGGGAGCGGCCCGAGGACTTTACCATCGTCGACATCCGCAACTACACCGAAGCGAAGCAGCCCATTTTTGCCGATGCTTTGGTAATTCCGCTACCTGAGCTGCGGGAACGGGCCAAGGAGGTGCCCACCAGCAAGCCTATTCTCGTGCACTGCGCGGGCGGCTACCGCTCGGCCGCGGGCAGCAGTATTCTGGAAGCGGCCTTGCCGGGCGCCCAGATCTACGATTTGAGCGAGGCCATTACCGATTTCCAGAAGCAGGCCGTTCACTAG
- a CDS encoding amidohydrolase family protein, whose translation MSPSLRQLGLAGGLLLSTAAAYAQPSTYPRNGVYDQRPGLYAFTHATIFTDYKTRLNDATLLIRDGRVEAVGTGVKIPVGAVVTDLKGRFIYPGFVDLYASYGVPEVKAPERQGRRSGPQFESQKAGAYDWNQAIHPEISAAELFKVNEDQADAYRRMGFGAVLTQQADGIARGTAALVTLNTARKEQEVVLADRAAASFSFDKGSSTQDYPSSLMGSIALLRQTYLDADWNQRNPTKEQNLSLRAFNQQRQLPQIFDVRDKQSALRADKVGDEFGVQYILKGRGDEYQRLADIQATKAPLIVSLNFPDAYNVDDVYDASRISLEELKHWEMAPANAAILAKAGVPFALSAADLKDKKKFLPNLKKAIQYGLTEEQALRALTATPAELIKQQNQVGSLKAGMVANFLVCSNRLFADDNVLLDNWVQGQRYQLSTVPSDYRGVYTLKIGSQPEMKMLVAGKPEAPEMRIAVAPKDTVRGTLSVNGELATIVYNPTPKTKGAAIRLSGFYTPETRLFQGDGQLADASQVKWSAQRQEEATRAARRDSAKAPEPVQIGQALFPFVAFGRTQVPQQETVVIKNATVWTSEAAGRLENTDVLLQNGKIAKIGKNLSVPKGGRSIDGTGKHLTPGIIDEHSHIAISEGVNEGTQAVTSEVRVSDVVDAEDIDVYRDLAGGVVASQLLHGSANPIGGQSALIKLRWGMTAEQMKIEGAPGFIKFALGENVKQSNWGEMNVLRFPQTRMGVEQVFVDAFTRAKEYEQEWKAWNKLGKGKQKKGEAPRRDLELEALVEILNQQRFITCHSYVQSEINMLLNVADRMGFKVNTFTHILEGYKVADKMKAHGVNASTFSDWWAYKNEVRDAIPYNAAIMHDAGLNVAINSDDAEMSRRLNQEAAKTVKYGGLSEEEALKLVTINPAKMLHLDKNMGSIKEGKDADVVLWNDHPLSVYAHAERTFVDGRQMFDVESDAKMRQEVEKERLRIVQKMLDAKKAGAPTQGATAKANKHFHCDTMGEDKELDN comes from the coding sequence ATGTCACCATCTCTACGCCAGCTAGGCCTGGCCGGCGGCTTGCTGCTCAGCACTGCGGCGGCCTATGCCCAGCCCAGCACGTACCCGCGCAACGGCGTGTACGACCAGCGGCCCGGGCTCTACGCCTTCACCCACGCCACCATTTTCACCGACTACAAAACCCGCCTCAACGACGCCACGCTCCTTATCCGGGACGGCCGGGTGGAGGCAGTGGGTACGGGCGTGAAAATCCCGGTCGGCGCCGTGGTTACCGACCTTAAAGGCCGCTTCATTTACCCCGGCTTCGTGGACCTGTACGCCAGCTACGGCGTGCCCGAAGTGAAGGCACCCGAGCGGCAGGGCCGGCGCAGCGGACCGCAGTTTGAAAGCCAGAAAGCCGGAGCCTACGACTGGAACCAGGCTATTCACCCCGAAATCAGTGCTGCTGAGCTCTTCAAGGTCAACGAAGACCAGGCCGATGCCTACCGTCGTATGGGCTTCGGGGCTGTGCTTACCCAGCAGGCCGATGGTATTGCCCGCGGCACGGCGGCCCTGGTTACGCTCAATACGGCCCGCAAAGAGCAGGAGGTAGTGCTGGCCGACCGCGCCGCCGCTTCGTTTTCTTTCGACAAGGGCAGCAGCACCCAGGATTATCCTAGCTCCCTGATGGGCAGCATTGCGCTGCTGCGCCAGACCTACCTGGACGCCGACTGGAATCAGCGCAACCCGACTAAGGAGCAAAACCTGTCACTCCGGGCCTTCAACCAGCAGCGTCAGCTCCCCCAGATTTTCGACGTGCGCGACAAGCAGTCGGCGCTGCGGGCTGATAAAGTAGGGGACGAGTTTGGGGTGCAGTACATCCTCAAAGGCCGTGGTGACGAGTACCAGCGCCTGGCCGACATTCAGGCGACTAAGGCCCCGCTCATTGTCAGCCTCAACTTCCCGGATGCCTATAATGTGGATGACGTGTACGACGCCTCTCGCATTTCGCTCGAGGAGCTCAAGCACTGGGAAATGGCCCCAGCCAACGCAGCTATTTTGGCCAAGGCTGGTGTGCCCTTCGCGCTGTCGGCCGCCGACCTCAAGGACAAGAAGAAGTTTCTGCCCAACCTGAAAAAGGCCATTCAGTACGGCCTGACCGAGGAGCAGGCCCTACGCGCCCTTACCGCCACACCCGCCGAGCTGATCAAGCAGCAAAACCAGGTCGGCAGCCTTAAGGCTGGTATGGTCGCCAACTTCCTGGTGTGCTCCAACCGCCTGTTTGCCGACGACAACGTGCTGCTCGACAACTGGGTGCAGGGCCAGCGCTACCAGCTCAGCACCGTGCCCAGCGACTACCGCGGCGTGTACACGCTCAAAATCGGTAGCCAGCCCGAAATGAAAATGCTGGTGGCCGGCAAGCCCGAAGCACCCGAAATGCGCATTGCCGTGGCGCCCAAAGACACGGTGCGCGGCACTTTGTCGGTAAATGGCGAACTGGCTACCATCGTGTATAACCCCACGCCCAAAACCAAGGGTGCGGCTATTCGCCTCAGCGGCTTCTACACGCCCGAAACCCGCCTGTTTCAGGGCGACGGGCAGCTGGCCGATGCCTCGCAGGTGAAGTGGAGCGCCCAGCGCCAGGAGGAAGCTACCCGCGCCGCCCGCCGCGACTCGGCCAAAGCGCCCGAGCCCGTGCAGATTGGCCAGGCCCTGTTTCCCTTCGTAGCCTTTGGCCGGACCCAGGTGCCTCAGCAGGAAACGGTGGTTATTAAGAATGCCACCGTGTGGACCAGCGAGGCCGCCGGTAGGCTCGAGAACACCGACGTACTGCTTCAGAACGGCAAAATTGCCAAGATCGGCAAGAACCTGAGCGTACCTAAAGGCGGCCGCAGCATCGACGGCACCGGCAAGCACCTCACGCCCGGTATTATCGACGAGCACTCCCACATTGCCATCAGTGAGGGCGTAAACGAAGGCACTCAGGCCGTGACCAGCGAAGTGCGGGTCAGCGACGTGGTAGATGCCGAGGACATTGACGTGTACCGCGACCTGGCAGGGGGCGTGGTGGCTTCGCAGCTGCTGCACGGCTCGGCCAACCCCATCGGCGGGCAGTCGGCCCTGATAAAGCTGCGCTGGGGCATGACCGCCGAGCAAATGAAAATTGAGGGTGCGCCGGGCTTCATCAAGTTTGCCCTGGGCGAAAACGTGAAGCAAAGCAACTGGGGCGAAATGAACGTGCTGCGTTTCCCCCAGACCCGCATGGGCGTGGAGCAGGTGTTTGTGGATGCCTTCACCCGGGCCAAGGAGTACGAGCAGGAGTGGAAGGCCTGGAACAAGCTGGGCAAGGGCAAGCAGAAGAAAGGGGAGGCCCCGCGCCGCGACCTGGAGCTCGAAGCCTTGGTTGAAATCCTGAACCAGCAGCGCTTCATTACCTGCCACAGCTACGTGCAAAGCGAAATCAACATGCTGCTCAATGTGGCCGACCGCATGGGCTTCAAGGTCAACACCTTCACCCACATTCTGGAAGGCTATAAAGTGGCCGACAAGATGAAGGCCCACGGCGTGAATGCCAGTACCTTCTCCGACTGGTGGGCTTACAAAAATGAGGTGCGCGACGCTATTCCGTATAATGCCGCCATCATGCACGACGCGGGCCTGAACGTGGCCATCAACTCGGACGATGCCGAAATGAGCCGCCGCCTCAACCAGGAAGCAGCCAAAACGGTAAAGTACGGCGGCTTGTCGGAAGAGGAAGCCCTGAAGCTGGTGACCATCAACCCGGCCAAGATGCTCCACCTCGACAAGAACATGGGGAGCATTAAGGAAGGCAAGGACGCCGACGTAGTGCTCTGGAACGACCACCCGCTCAGCGTATATGCCCACGCGGAGCGCACCTTCGTGGATGGCCGCCAGATGTTCGACGTGGAATCGGACGCCAAGATGCGCCAGGAAGTAGAAAAGGAGCGGCTGCGCATCGTGCAGAAAATGTTGGACGCTAAGAAAGCTGGTGCCCCGACTCAGGGTGCCACGGCCAAGGCTAACAAGCACTTCCACTGCGACACGATGGGCGAAGACAAGGAACTGGACAACTAA
- a CDS encoding AAA family ATPase, translating to MKILRVRFFNLNSLRGQHEVDFAASPLSDAGLFAITGPTGAGKTTILDAITLALYGQVPRHDGSGPEQIMSHGTGESWAEVEFQVNDKRYRAKWGQYRSRRKADGKLQPPTMELSEYQEPENPEDAPQWPFLETYKSKVPGRVAELSGLEYRQFLRSVLLAQGEFTKFLKSSPGERAQLLEKITDTRKYSDISRAAFDKAKQETQQVEVLRAGLAGVTLLNAEEVTELESEVAEFKTQLTTVTAEQQRLQEAQLWLRRLADLTARQQHGQQRLLSLAQEAEALSPIRQRVSQHEQALPFRTPWALLQQAHTQIQRLQREAEQLQIQLPRLQEQFTEASQARQQTQRRRDEAAETQQLQEPRLREAEKLDTVIQLDEAQLLKDKQEYDQNNEQCKQLKASAEQAAGRLRELQAQIKDLSKWLEVNANVSELAELLPELSANIQDWEHLNAELGQLRQRLQELRQRQQQAATALAQHEQTTALAQKQLAELAAQQHTATADRNRWLRRLRHQVSALQKDQQTQQQHHDDLRRSLQMQQLVLSHEGTRELLVAGEPCPVCGALEHPYLAGVLGISSDSVQRDTQREEELGQRVRALGTRFNRLNTYVTMLEQTSGDAELGLDEPIQLLPETEEAGVGELVRSLVKQLQEMERQRSGIELQLAQASSQQASAAQQQQAYTQDADKLSQQLRDAEERVPTVRGVIASLLLNFGLEFTDLNGRALMKLASDRAAEFSQKQQQQHKAQQELAGISATFEKTEEERERLQIWLRTRKQELLDKHAAIQQQKQQRHELFAGSNVGAARRELTAAVEEASKQLDQATEALKNRETALSVATESLRKSEQEARRQHQEHEQQHAALVADLQTAGLAPDPAALATLLLPDTEVRRLADQLQTHEQAVATTQQNLTEAAQQFQQEQQRNLTSEPAETVSEQLQNLNEQLAQLNQQLGQRQQRLLDHHRGLERHAALAQQLEKQQQEARRWRQLAELIGSADGKKFSEFAQGLTLARLVDLANRHLHRLTDRYRITRNPEEHLDLLIIDEYQAGNSRSMNSLSGGESFLVSLALALGLSELAGRKTQINTLFIDEGFGTLDPDTLEIALSALETLQGTGKTIGIISHVEALKERVSTQINVRKGAGGVSSLRVVGFGVEKE from the coding sequence ATGAAGATTCTCCGCGTCCGTTTTTTCAACCTGAACTCCCTGCGTGGGCAGCATGAAGTCGACTTTGCGGCCTCTCCGCTGTCAGATGCGGGCTTGTTTGCCATTACCGGCCCCACCGGCGCGGGCAAAACCACCATTCTGGACGCCATTACGCTGGCTCTCTACGGCCAGGTGCCCCGCCACGACGGCAGCGGCCCCGAGCAGATAATGAGCCACGGCACCGGGGAAAGCTGGGCCGAAGTAGAGTTTCAGGTAAACGACAAACGCTACCGGGCTAAGTGGGGCCAGTACCGCTCGCGCCGGAAGGCCGACGGTAAACTGCAGCCACCCACCATGGAGCTGAGTGAATACCAGGAACCCGAAAACCCCGAGGATGCGCCTCAGTGGCCGTTTCTGGAAACCTACAAGTCGAAGGTACCGGGCCGGGTGGCCGAGCTCAGCGGCCTGGAGTACCGCCAGTTTCTGCGCTCGGTGCTGCTGGCCCAGGGCGAATTCACCAAGTTTTTGAAGTCCAGCCCCGGCGAGCGGGCCCAGCTGCTGGAAAAGATTACCGACACCCGCAAGTACTCCGATATTTCCCGGGCCGCCTTCGACAAAGCCAAGCAGGAAACCCAGCAGGTGGAAGTGCTGCGCGCGGGCCTGGCGGGCGTGACCCTGCTCAACGCGGAGGAAGTAACCGAGCTGGAATCCGAAGTGGCCGAGTTCAAGACCCAGCTCACAACTGTGACGGCCGAGCAGCAGCGCCTGCAGGAAGCCCAGCTGTGGCTGCGGCGCCTGGCCGACCTCACCGCCCGCCAGCAGCACGGCCAGCAGCGGCTGTTGTCGTTGGCTCAGGAAGCCGAGGCCCTGTCGCCCATCCGGCAGCGGGTCAGCCAACACGAGCAGGCCCTGCCCTTCCGCACGCCCTGGGCCCTTTTGCAGCAGGCCCACACCCAGATTCAGCGGTTGCAGCGCGAAGCCGAGCAGCTGCAAATACAGCTGCCGCGGCTCCAGGAGCAGTTTACCGAAGCCAGCCAGGCCCGGCAGCAGACCCAGCGTCGGCGCGACGAAGCCGCTGAAACGCAGCAATTGCAGGAGCCCAGGCTGCGCGAAGCCGAGAAGCTGGACACGGTGATTCAGCTCGACGAAGCCCAGTTGCTGAAAGACAAGCAGGAGTACGACCAGAACAACGAGCAGTGCAAGCAGCTTAAGGCCAGCGCCGAGCAGGCCGCCGGCCGCCTGCGGGAGCTGCAGGCCCAGATCAAAGATCTGAGCAAGTGGCTGGAAGTGAATGCCAACGTGAGTGAGCTGGCCGAGCTGCTGCCTGAGTTGTCGGCCAACATTCAGGACTGGGAGCACCTCAACGCCGAGCTGGGCCAGCTGCGCCAGCGCCTGCAGGAGCTGCGCCAGCGCCAGCAGCAGGCCGCCACCGCCCTAGCCCAGCACGAGCAAACCACCGCCCTGGCCCAGAAGCAACTCGCCGAGCTTGCCGCTCAGCAGCATACGGCCACTGCCGACCGGAACCGCTGGCTGCGCCGCCTGCGCCACCAGGTGTCGGCGTTGCAGAAAGACCAGCAAACCCAGCAGCAGCACCACGACGATTTGCGCCGCAGCCTGCAGATGCAGCAGCTCGTGTTGTCGCACGAGGGCACGCGGGAGCTGCTGGTGGCCGGGGAGCCGTGCCCGGTGTGCGGCGCCCTGGAGCACCCCTATCTGGCCGGCGTGCTGGGCATCAGCTCCGATTCGGTGCAGCGCGACACCCAGCGCGAGGAAGAGCTGGGCCAGCGCGTGCGTGCCCTGGGCACCCGCTTCAACCGCCTGAACACGTACGTAACCATGCTGGAGCAAACCAGCGGCGACGCCGAGCTGGGCCTGGATGAGCCAATTCAGCTGCTGCCCGAAACCGAGGAAGCCGGCGTGGGTGAGCTGGTGCGCAGCCTGGTAAAGCAGCTGCAGGAGATGGAGCGGCAGCGGAGCGGAATCGAGCTGCAGCTGGCCCAGGCCAGCAGTCAGCAGGCCAGCGCCGCCCAGCAGCAGCAGGCCTACACCCAGGACGCCGACAAGCTCAGCCAGCAGCTGCGCGACGCCGAGGAGCGGGTGCCCACCGTGCGCGGCGTTATTGCCAGCCTGCTGCTCAACTTCGGCCTCGAATTTACGGACCTCAACGGCCGGGCCCTGATGAAGCTGGCCAGTGACCGGGCCGCCGAGTTTAGCCAGAAACAGCAGCAGCAGCACAAGGCTCAGCAGGAATTGGCCGGTATCAGCGCCACGTTTGAGAAAACGGAGGAAGAGCGGGAGCGGCTGCAGATCTGGCTGCGCACCCGCAAGCAGGAGCTGCTGGACAAGCACGCCGCCATTCAGCAGCAGAAGCAGCAGCGCCACGAGCTGTTTGCCGGCTCCAACGTGGGTGCAGCCCGCCGGGAGCTGACTGCCGCTGTGGAAGAAGCTTCCAAACAGCTGGACCAAGCCACCGAAGCCCTGAAAAACCGGGAAACTGCCCTATCGGTAGCTACCGAAAGCTTGCGTAAAAGTGAGCAGGAAGCCCGGCGGCAGCACCAGGAGCACGAGCAGCAGCACGCGGCCCTGGTAGCCGACCTGCAAACGGCCGGCCTGGCTCCCGACCCGGCTGCCCTGGCCACCCTACTGCTGCCCGACACCGAAGTGCGCCGCCTCGCCGACCAGCTCCAGACTCACGAGCAGGCCGTAGCGACCACCCAGCAAAACCTGACCGAAGCCGCCCAGCAGTTTCAACAGGAGCAGCAGCGCAATTTGACCTCGGAGCCCGCCGAAACCGTCAGTGAGCAGTTGCAAAACCTGAATGAGCAGCTGGCCCAGCTCAACCAGCAGCTCGGGCAGCGGCAGCAGCGCCTGCTCGACCACCACCGCGGCCTGGAGCGGCACGCAGCCCTGGCTCAGCAGCTGGAAAAGCAGCAGCAGGAAGCCCGGCGCTGGCGGCAGTTGGCGGAGCTCATCGGCTCGGCCGACGGCAAGAAGTTCAGCGAGTTTGCCCAGGGCCTGACCCTGGCCCGCCTCGTAGATCTGGCCAACCGCCACCTGCACCGCCTCACCGACCGGTACCGCATCACCCGCAACCCCGAAGAGCACCTGGACTTGCTCATTATCGACGAGTATCAGGCCGGCAACAGCCGCTCGATGAACTCCTTATCCGGCGGAGAAAGCTTCTTGGTGAGCCTGGCCCTGGCCCTGGGACTTTCCGAGCTGGCCGGCCGCAAAACCCAGATAAACACGCTCTTTATTGACGAGGGCTTCGGCACGCTCGACCCCGATACGCTGGAAATAGCGCTTTCGGCCCTCGAAACCCTGCAGGGCACGGGCAAAACCATTGGCATCATCTCTCACGTGGAAGCCCTAAAGGAACGCGTCAGCACCCAGATCAATGTGCGCAAAGGAGCCGGTGGCGTCAGCTCGCTGCGAGTGGTAGGCTTCGGGGTAGAAAAGGAATAA
- a CDS encoding DUF2945 domain-containing protein, whose translation MRKGTQVSWKYGTGTATGKIEETHKEPVTRKLKGSDITRNGTPENPAFVIVQENGDRVIKLQSEVSSVSSKAKK comes from the coding sequence ATGCGCAAAGGCACTCAAGTCAGCTGGAAATACGGCACCGGCACGGCCACCGGCAAAATCGAAGAAACCCATAAGGAACCCGTGACGCGCAAGCTCAAGGGCAGCGACATCACCCGCAACGGCACCCCGGAAAACCCGGCCTTTGTTATCGTGCAGGAAAACGGCGACCGGGTTATCAAGCTGCAAAGCGAAGTCTCGTCCGTGAGTTCCAAAGCCAAGAAGTAA